In Oryza sativa Japonica Group chromosome 2, ASM3414082v1, the following are encoded in one genomic region:
- the LOC4330651 gene encoding ankyrin repeat-containing protein At2g01680 — MDLPPLSHQALFAAVRSADAAAVAGLLADAGASGPTTQALAAAQTDAGETALYVAAEAGSEEIVRLLIPLYDLEAATVRSRLDLDAFHVAAKQGHTGAVKEFLGRWPELCSICDSSNTSPLYSAAVKDHLDVVNAILDTDDSCIRIVRKNGKTSLHTAARIGYHRIVKALIERDPGIVPIRDRKGQTALHMAVKGKNTDVVEELLMADVSILNVRDKKANTALHIATRKWRPQMVQLLLSYEALEVNAINNQNETAMDLAEKVPYGESKMEIIEWLTEAGAKNARNVGKIDEASELRRTVSDIKHNVQAQLNENAKTNKRVTGIAKELRKLHREAVQNTINSVTMVATLIASIAFVAIFNLPGQYYVDRDSGGDIGEAHIANLTGFRVFCLLNATALFISLAVVVVQITLVAWETGAQKRVIKIVNKLMWSACLSTCAAFISLAYVVVGPQNAWMAFTISAIGGPIMIGTLLFLAYLLLRPRFKFGEDRQRRIKRASGSKSFSWSIHEGISDLEAFSDHEKRIYAL, encoded by the exons atggaTCTCCCGCCGCTCTCCCACCAGGCGCTCTTCGCCGCCGTCCGAtccgcggacgccgccgccgtcgccggcctcctgGCCGACGCCGGGGCGTCCGGGCCCACCACccaggcgctcgccgccgcgcagaCGGACGCCGGGGAGACGGCGCTGTACgtcgcggcggaggccggctcCGAGGAGATCGTCCGCCTCCTCATCCCGCTCTACGACCTCGAGGCCGCCACCGTCCGCTCCCGCCTCGACCTCGACGCCTTCCACGTCGCCGCCAAGCAAGGCCACACCG GGGCTGTGAAGGAGTTCTTGGGGCGGTGGCCGGAGCTATGTTCAATCTGTGACTCTTCCAATACTAGCCCTCTTTACTCTGCAGCAGTAAAAGATCACTTGGATGTAGTTAACGCCATACTGGACACTGATGACAGCTGCATAAGGATTGTGCGGAAAAATGGGAAGACATCACTACACACTGCTGCAAGAATCGGTTACCATCGTATTGTCAAAGCACTTATAGAAAGGGATCCGGGGATTGTTCCAATCAGAGATAGGAAGGGACAGACTGCACTTCACATGGCTGTAAAAGGTAAAAATACAGATGTAGTTGAAGAGTTACTGATGGCTGATGTTTCCATACTCAATGTGCGTGACAAGAAGGCAAATACAGCTTTGCACATAGCTACACGAAAATGGAGGCCCCAG ATGGTACAACTTCTGCTTAGCTACGAGGCGCTTGAAGTCAATGCTATCAATAATCAGAATGAAACAGCTATGGATTTGGCTGAGAAAGTTCCTTATGGTGAGTCTAAAATGGAAATAATTGAGTGGCTGACAGAAGCTGGCGCAAAGAATGCACGGAATGTGGGGAAAATTGATGAGGCATCAGAGCTTAGGAGAACCGTGAGTGATATCAAGCACAATGTTCAAGCACAGCTCAATGAGAATGCCAAGACAAATAAAAGAGTGACAGGAATAGCCAAAGAGCTCCGGAAACTACACAGAGAAGCTGTTCAGAACACCATCAATTCAGTTACTATGGTAGCAACCCTGATTGCCTCCATCGCATTCGTAGCCATATTCAATTTGCCAGGCCAGTACTATGTTGATAGGGATAGTGGGGGAGACATTGGTGAAGCCCACATAGCCAACCTTACTGGTTTCCGAGTTTTTTGTCTGCTGAATGCTACCGCCCTTTTCATTTCCCTTGCAGTGGTCGTAGTTCAGATCACCTTGGTTGCCTGGGAAACCGGTGCTCAAAAGCGGGTTATCAAGATTGTAAATAAGCTGATGTGGTCAGCATGCCTTAGTACATGTGCGGCTTTTATCTCATTGGCCTATGTGGTAGTTGGCCCCCAGAATGCCTGGATGGCTTTCACCATATCAGCCATCGGAGGGCCAATCATGATTGGTACTCTCTTGTTCCTGGCCTATCTGTTGTTGCGCCCTCGCTTCAAGTTTGGTGAAGATAGACAGCGGCGCATCAAAAGGGCAAGTGGCAGCAAGTCCTTCTCCTGGTCTATCCATGAGGGGATATCAGACCTGGAAGCATTCTCTGATCATGAGAAGAGAATTTATGCCCTGTAG